The segment CTGCTCCAACAACTACGGCCCCTACCAGTTTCCCGAAAAGCTCATCCCTCTGGTGATCCACAACGCCCTTGGGGGAAAGGACCTGCCTATCTACGGAGACGGCTCAAACGTCAGGGACTGGCTCTACGTCATGGACCACTGCAAAGCCCTTGCCACCGCCATGGAAAAAGGCGCACCAGGGGAGACCTACAATGTAGGGGGTAACAGCGAAAGGACCAACCTAACCATAGTCCACACCCTATGCGACCTTCTGGACTCAAAAAGGCCGAAAGCCGACGGAAGCTACAGGGACCAGATAACCTTCGTCAAGGACAGGCCAGGCCACGACAAACGGTACGCCATAGACGCATCGAAGATAAAAAAGGCACTAGGCTGGACCCCCGAGGAGACCTTCGACACCGGCATGGAAAAAACGGTCAACTGGTATCTGGACAACCAGGAGTGGGTAAACAGGGTAACCGACGGATCCTACAGGATGGAACGGCTGGGATTGGGGGATGTAGATTGAAGATATACTCCGCCCAAACCATAAAAAACCCCGCTGACTCGGACGACCTGCTCTGTGTATGGGAGACGGGCAAACAGATACCTTTCGACGTAAAACGGATATACCATATCGGCAACGTCAAGGCCGGAACCGTCAGAGGACACCACGCCCATAAAAAGCTGGAACAGATCCTCCTCTGCCCCTACGGCTCGATAGAGGTCGCTCTGGACGACGGCACGGAGGTAAAAAACTGCCTTCTGGATTCGCCGGACAAAGGGCTCTACGTCGGACCTGGAGTATGGCATACCATGAAGTGGATAGAATCAGGCTCTTTATTGCTTGTAATGGCTTCCAACTTTTACGTAGAGGAGGATTATATCCGTAATTATGGCAAATTCAAAGAAAAGTTTCCTGGAGAGACTAGTTAAGGCTATCAAAAATCCTAGACTCGTGATCCCTTGGATTGTCACAAAAACAACCATTGGTTTTAACTATGCAAGGGTTTTGATTTATAAATCCATGGGGTCGATGAGGCTTGTTTTGGGAAGAAATATCGCTTTTTACCAGCGGACATACATTACAGGACTTGGTTCCATAAAAATAGGCGATAAATGTATATTTGGCGTGCCTAGCGGGGGAGGATTCCGGTCCAGCGACTGTGAAATTCAGGCTAGATATGAAAACTCAAAAATTTTTCTAGGTAGGAATATAGCTTCCAACAATGGTTTAGTTATCATCGCCACAGACAGTATCACGATTGGAGATGACTGCCTTTTTGGAAGGAACCTACAAATCAGTGATTGTGATGGGCATGGCTTGGAGCCTGCAAAGAGAAGACTCTGTAGGGGATTATCTAGCCCTGTCGTGATAGGCAAGAATGTCTGGTTTGGCAATAACGTTACAGTTCTTAAAGGGACTATTATCGGTGATAATTGCGTCGTTGGCGCGGGATCTATTTTAACTGGTAAGCATTTCCCTCCTAACGTCATAATAGCTGGAAATCCAGCCAAGATAATAAAGGAGTTGCCTGTAAATGATACCTTCCAATAAACTAGCCCCTCTATACGAACGGCACAAGGCAGAATACGACTCCGCTGCGATCAGGGCAATGGAGTCTGGGTGGTATATCCTCGGTCAGGAGCTATCGGCCTTCGAGGCGGAATTTGCCGACTACGTTGGCTCCTCCCACTGCATCGGGCTCAACTCGGGCCTGGATGCCCTGATACTCGCCATAAGGGCCCTGGACATAGGCCCAGGGGACGAGGTTATAGTTCAGGCAAACACCTACATCGCCACGGTCTTAGCCATAACGGAAAACCGGGCGACTCCGGTATTTGTGGAGCCCGATGGATACCACGGAATAGACCCAGACAAGCTCGAACAGGCCATAACGGAAAAGACAAAAGCCATAATGGCGGTACACCTCTACGGCCTTCCCTGTAACATGGACTCTATCGTGGAAATAGCCAACAGGAGGAACATACCTGTAATAGAGGACTGTGCCCAGTCTCACGGAGCGACCTGGAAAGGACGCAAAACCGGAACCTTCGGAACCATAAACTGCTTTAGCTTCTTTCCGACCAAAAACCTGGGAGCCTTCGGCGACGCCGGAGCCATCGTCACCGACGACATGGGGCTGGCGGATAAGGTGAAAACCCTCCGAAACTACGGCAGCAAAAAGAAATATTACAACGACGTCTGTGGGGTGAACTCCCGTCTGGACGAAATCCAGGCTGCACTCCTTCGGGTCAGGCTAAAATATCTGGACGAAACCCTGAATGAAAGGGCCTCTATAGCGGAATACTACCTGAGCAACATCGACTCCTCGGTGGTAACCCTGCCCTCCATACGTCCCGAAGCCTCCCACGTCTGGCACCTCTTCGTGGTGGAGAGCCAAAATAGAGACGACCTCCAGGCCCACCTCGAGGCGAGGGGAATCCAGACCCAGATCCACTATCCCGTTCCGCCTCACCTCTCCGGTGCCTACGGCCACCTGGGATACAAAGTCGGCGACTACCCCATAACGGAGGGCCTGGCTAACTCGGTTCTCAGCCTTCCCCTCTACAACTGCATGACCGACGACGAAATGAGAGAAGTATGTGCTGCGGTAAACGAATTTGGAGGAATGAGAAGATGAAAGGCGTAATCCTAGCGGGAGGGAAGGGCACCAGGCTCTATCCTCTGACAAAAACCATAAACAAACATCTCCTGCCCGTAGGCCCGG is part of the Dethiosulfovibrio salsuginis genome and harbors:
- a CDS encoding sugar 3,4-ketoisomerase; translation: MKIYSAQTIKNPADSDDLLCVWETGKQIPFDVKRIYHIGNVKAGTVRGHHAHKKLEQILLCPYGSIEVALDDGTEVKNCLLDSPDKGLYVGPGVWHTMKWIESGSLLLVMASNFYVEEDYIRNYGKFKEKFPGETS
- a CDS encoding DapH/DapD/GlmU-related protein — encoded protein: MANSKKSFLERLVKAIKNPRLVIPWIVTKTTIGFNYARVLIYKSMGSMRLVLGRNIAFYQRTYITGLGSIKIGDKCIFGVPSGGGFRSSDCEIQARYENSKIFLGRNIASNNGLVIIATDSITIGDDCLFGRNLQISDCDGHGLEPAKRRLCRGLSSPVVIGKNVWFGNNVTVLKGTIIGDNCVVGAGSILTGKHFPPNVIIAGNPAKIIKELPVNDTFQ
- a CDS encoding DegT/DnrJ/EryC1/StrS family aminotransferase; this encodes MIPSNKLAPLYERHKAEYDSAAIRAMESGWYILGQELSAFEAEFADYVGSSHCIGLNSGLDALILAIRALDIGPGDEVIVQANTYIATVLAITENRATPVFVEPDGYHGIDPDKLEQAITEKTKAIMAVHLYGLPCNMDSIVEIANRRNIPVIEDCAQSHGATWKGRKTGTFGTINCFSFFPTKNLGAFGDAGAIVTDDMGLADKVKTLRNYGSKKKYYNDVCGVNSRLDEIQAALLRVRLKYLDETLNERASIAEYYLSNIDSSVVTLPSIRPEASHVWHLFVVESQNRDDLQAHLEARGIQTQIHYPVPPHLSGAYGHLGYKVGDYPITEGLANSVLSLPLYNCMTDDEMREVCAAVNEFGGMRR